The proteins below are encoded in one region of Paenibacillus sp. YYML68:
- the sdhB gene encoding succinate dehydrogenase iron-sulfur subunit: MAEATAASKKVKFIVTRQDAPESKPYTEEFEIPYRPNMNVISALMEVQRNPVKADGGKTTPVCWESNCLEEVCGACSMVINGKPRQACSALVDKLEQPIRIAPMNTFPVVRDLVIDRERMFAALKKVKAWIPIDGTYDLGPGPRMAESKRQWAYELSKCMTCGVCLESCPNVNDKTDFIGPAAISQVRLFNAHPTGEMNKHERLEALMTDGGIEGCGNSQNCVRSCPKGIPLTTSIAAMNLDTTKQLFKNWLGIES, from the coding sequence ATGGCCGAGGCAACAGCAGCGAGCAAGAAGGTTAAATTCATCGTCACTCGTCAAGATGCACCGGAGAGCAAGCCGTATACGGAGGAGTTCGAAATTCCGTACCGCCCGAACATGAACGTTATCAGCGCGCTGATGGAGGTTCAACGTAATCCGGTTAAGGCTGATGGCGGGAAGACGACACCTGTATGCTGGGAGTCGAACTGCTTGGAGGAAGTGTGCGGCGCTTGCTCGATGGTTATCAACGGCAAGCCTCGTCAGGCGTGCAGCGCGCTCGTCGATAAGCTGGAGCAGCCGATTCGCATCGCGCCAATGAATACGTTCCCTGTCGTGCGTGACCTTGTCATTGACCGCGAGCGTATGTTCGCCGCTCTGAAGAAGGTCAAGGCGTGGATTCCGATCGACGGAACTTACGACCTCGGTCCTGGACCACGGATGGCCGAGTCGAAGCGTCAATGGGCGTATGAGCTGTCCAAGTGTATGACGTGCGGCGTATGTCTGGAATCCTGTCCGAATGTTAACGACAAGACAGACTTCATCGGTCCTGCAGCGATCTCGCAGGTTCGTCTGTTCAACGCTCACCCGACAGGTGAGATGAACAAGCATGAGCGTCTCGAGGCGCTGATGACGGACGGCGGCATCGAGGGCTGCGGTAACTCGCAGAACTGCGTGCGTTCGTGCCCGAAAGGTATTCCGCTGACGACGTCGATCGCAGCAATGAACCTCGATACGACGAAGCAGCTGTTCAAGAACTGGCTCGGTATTGAGTCGTAG
- a CDS encoding DUF3231 family protein — protein MGILDGNSKNEPMHYGEIHSIWSYSAKAKLAVTCYQTMINHAGDQDLKEVIRDIIEMGRKEIEECDAILVKNGIVPPPTFPEKPRASYEEIPVGARFTDMEIAATLMQDVAEGLATCSQAMGQCTREDLGTMFMKYHGTKAVLSARVLRMNKAKGWLVPPPLQLQVPELVHS, from the coding sequence ATGGGAATTCTCGACGGTAACTCCAAGAACGAACCGATGCATTACGGTGAAATTCATTCCATCTGGTCGTACAGCGCGAAGGCGAAGCTGGCCGTCACCTGCTACCAAACGATGATCAACCATGCAGGTGACCAGGATCTGAAGGAAGTGATCCGAGACATTATTGAGATGGGCCGCAAGGAAATTGAGGAATGCGACGCGATTCTCGTCAAAAACGGTATCGTGCCGCCGCCAACATTCCCGGAGAAGCCGCGTGCCAGCTACGAGGAAATTCCAGTCGGAGCCCGCTTCACCGATATGGAGATTGCGGCAACGCTGATGCAGGATGTAGCCGAAGGTCTTGCCACGTGCAGCCAAGCGATGGGCCAATGTACACGAGAGGATCTCGGTACGATGTTCATGAAATACCACGGCACAAAGGCGGTGCTAAGCGCACGCGTACTACGCATGAACAAGGCGAAGGGCTGGCTCGTGCCGCCGCCACTCCAGCTGCAAGTGCCTGAGCTCGTCCATAGCTGA
- a CDS encoding diguanylate cyclase → MKHDEHARPLILLVDDDPELRALLAHRLRHDHLELHEAGDVKTAKQKLYEADYDLIILDLMMAPESGYVMFEFLKQEPKFMWVPLIVLSGKDDLDDKVRCLELGADDYVTKPFELRELKARVNRLIHRTRDYESLAFRDSLTGIFNRRYFEMQYTMELNRMERYEQPLALALIDIDRFKMINDRYGHPIGDQVLMQMSDALRERLRKTDLLARFGGEEFVILFVNTEVEQAMAILESMRLSVQERVMATAQGERIRITFSAGVSGWRSGREGREWLNYTDQLLYKAKQNGRNRIESESC, encoded by the coding sequence ATGAAGCATGACGAGCATGCGAGGCCGCTCATTCTGCTCGTGGACGATGATCCTGAGCTAAGAGCGCTACTTGCCCACCGCTTGCGTCATGACCATCTGGAGCTGCATGAAGCGGGCGATGTGAAGACAGCTAAGCAGAAGCTGTATGAAGCCGACTACGACCTCATCATTCTCGATCTGATGATGGCGCCAGAGTCGGGATATGTAATGTTCGAGTTTCTCAAGCAGGAGCCGAAGTTCATGTGGGTGCCTCTGATCGTGCTGTCGGGCAAGGACGACCTGGACGATAAGGTACGCTGTCTGGAGCTAGGAGCCGACGATTACGTGACGAAGCCGTTCGAGCTGCGCGAGCTGAAGGCGCGCGTGAATCGACTGATTCACCGGACGCGAGATTATGAGAGTCTGGCCTTCCGCGACAGCTTGACCGGTATATTCAATCGTCGTTACTTCGAGATGCAATATACGATGGAGTTGAATCGGATGGAGCGGTACGAGCAGCCGCTGGCGTTGGCGTTGATTGACATTGATCGGTTCAAGATGATCAATGATCGATACGGTCATCCGATCGGTGATCAGGTGCTCATGCAGATGAGCGATGCGCTCCGGGAACGTCTCAGGAAGACAGACCTTCTCGCCCGCTTCGGCGGCGAGGAATTCGTCATCCTGTTCGTCAATACGGAGGTGGAGCAGGCCATGGCGATCCTCGAATCGATGCGGCTGTCTGTCCAGGAGCGGGTGATGGCGACCGCGCAAGGGGAACGAATCCGGATTACGTTCTCGGCAGGCGTGTCCGGCTGGCGGAGCGGACGCGAAGGACGGGAATGGCTGAACTATACCGATCAGCTATTGTATAAGGCGAAGCAGAACGGACGGAATCGGATAGAAAGCGAGTCGTGCTAA
- a CDS encoding response regulator, translated as MEKYIKYDLLDLSSTSGQRRVVVIVSLLLTLISAVAFVFADVPLPQVNGFMPLVIAPVICFDLLTAFIFHRHYTLVRKPALLVLTLTYLFAGIINIPFLAGFPNVVSDSGLLHPGGQSSVWLWVVSHGMFPLGLLGYFIFHMNRPELVLSKAATVRWGWTGLLGTVALASLFTLMVTRYHDSLPPLLINGQFTPFLMDLAEPVLIAIHALGLIAFWRSGMKDKTIQLWLAVALLAGLLDVIVTLASASRYSLGWYAAKWNSFICSNIVLGALIYEFTRMFNRNATLYEKSIEHEQRYKSLFTHNYDGVFSLNLAGCFTSVSPKGEQISGYAENELLGKPFSLLVCIDDLPKAQQSFMTSLHGKPDHYELVIYHKSGARIMLDLRSIPIIIAGQVTGIFGLARDITALKQASEELLEAKRKAEEASQSKSEFLASMSHEIRTPMNAIIGMSELLSETPLNEEQRMYVDTFRRAGDTLLTVINDILDFSKIEAGYMHLEQIEFDLEELLEKTTDVLAVRAHAKGLDLIFEPIDAELTSLIGDPGRLQQVLFNLVGNAIKFTDHGEVVISCKQSAPDMLLFAVRDTGIGIAADKLEAIFGRFAQANTSTTRRYGGTGLGLAISQKIIEQMGGTICVDSMEGLGSTFFFTVPLQKGRGGKGWKRTVSPKLPGLSVLIVDDNAMHRVVLRMMLEQSGMVIDEAASGEEAIATMRRAAETGSSYALVLMDSKMPGQSGFDTIHALNGQSLLGQAAVMMLSSDDQPGGQQRCRELGIDSYVMKPIKRQKLNDMIMELFTKRSAALQVASVTIEEQTSSERELHILLAEDNEDNELLFRSFVKSTPVRISHASNGKTALELRMNGQYDLVFMDIQMPVMDGYEATRHIRAWEAASGSRTVPIVALTAHAVQQELDKCIQAGCEEVLTKPMKKRQLLDMIEKYRKLA; from the coding sequence ATGGAAAAATATATAAAATATGATCTGCTCGACTTGAGCAGCACGTCCGGGCAGCGGAGGGTCGTCGTCATCGTCTCCTTGCTGCTGACCCTGATCTCGGCAGTGGCCTTTGTATTTGCCGATGTGCCGTTGCCGCAGGTGAACGGCTTTATGCCGCTCGTCATCGCGCCGGTCATTTGCTTCGATTTGTTGACGGCGTTTATTTTTCATAGACACTATACGCTCGTACGCAAGCCGGCGCTGCTGGTGCTGACGCTGACTTACTTGTTCGCGGGAATCATCAACATCCCGTTCCTGGCGGGCTTCCCGAATGTAGTGTCCGACTCCGGGCTGCTGCATCCAGGCGGGCAGTCGTCGGTGTGGCTGTGGGTCGTATCGCACGGGATGTTCCCGTTAGGACTGCTCGGCTACTTCATCTTCCATATGAATCGGCCGGAGCTCGTGCTGTCGAAGGCAGCGACGGTCAGGTGGGGGTGGACAGGTCTGCTCGGTACTGTCGCTCTCGCTAGTCTGTTCACGCTGATGGTGACGCGCTACCACGATTCGCTGCCACCGCTACTGATCAATGGTCAATTCACACCGTTCCTAATGGACTTGGCTGAGCCCGTGCTGATTGCCATTCATGCGCTAGGGCTGATTGCCTTCTGGCGCAGCGGGATGAAGGACAAGACGATCCAGCTGTGGCTCGCGGTGGCGCTGCTGGCGGGGCTGCTCGACGTCATTGTGACGCTGGCGTCTGCGTCGCGCTACTCACTTGGCTGGTATGCGGCGAAGTGGAACAGCTTCATCTGCTCCAACATCGTGCTCGGCGCACTCATCTATGAGTTCACGCGGATGTTCAACCGGAATGCGACGCTGTATGAGAAATCAATCGAGCACGAGCAGCGCTATAAGTCGTTGTTCACCCATAACTATGACGGCGTGTTCTCGCTGAACCTTGCGGGCTGCTTCACGAGCGTCAGCCCGAAGGGGGAGCAGATCTCCGGCTATGCGGAGAACGAGCTGCTCGGCAAGCCGTTCTCATTACTTGTATGTATAGACGATCTGCCGAAGGCACAGCAATCGTTCATGACCTCGCTGCACGGTAAGCCTGACCATTACGAGCTGGTTATCTACCATAAGAGCGGGGCACGTATCATGCTTGATCTTAGAAGTATTCCAATTATCATCGCTGGACAAGTGACCGGTATATTCGGATTGGCGCGAGACATTACAGCATTGAAGCAGGCGTCGGAGGAGCTGCTGGAGGCGAAGCGGAAGGCCGAGGAGGCCAGTCAGTCGAAGAGCGAGTTTCTCGCCAGCATGAGTCATGAGATTCGAACGCCGATGAATGCCATTATCGGGATGTCGGAGCTGCTCAGTGAGACACCGCTTAACGAGGAGCAGCGCATGTATGTAGACACGTTCCGCCGCGCCGGTGATACGCTGCTGACCGTCATTAACGATATTCTCGACTTTTCGAAAATTGAAGCGGGTTATATGCATCTGGAGCAGATCGAATTCGACCTGGAGGAGCTGCTGGAGAAGACGACCGATGTGCTGGCGGTACGCGCGCATGCCAAGGGTCTTGATCTCATCTTCGAGCCGATCGATGCTGAGCTCACCTCATTAATCGGAGACCCTGGACGGCTGCAGCAGGTGCTGTTCAATCTCGTCGGCAATGCGATTAAGTTCACCGATCATGGGGAGGTCGTCATCTCCTGCAAGCAGTCGGCGCCCGATATGCTGCTGTTCGCTGTTCGTGATACCGGTATCGGTATTGCGGCGGATAAGCTGGAGGCGATCTTCGGCCGCTTCGCGCAAGCGAATACGTCGACGACCCGTAGGTATGGAGGAACAGGTCTTGGTCTTGCGATCTCCCAGAAAATCATCGAGCAAATGGGAGGCACCATCTGTGTCGATAGCATGGAGGGGCTAGGCAGCACGTTCTTCTTCACAGTGCCTCTTCAGAAGGGAAGAGGGGGCAAGGGCTGGAAGCGGACAGTGTCACCTAAGCTGCCCGGATTGTCTGTACTGATTGTCGACGACAATGCGATGCACCGAGTCGTGCTGCGCATGATGCTGGAGCAGAGCGGCATGGTCATCGACGAGGCGGCCAGCGGCGAAGAAGCGATCGCAACGATGCGCAGAGCAGCCGAGACAGGCTCCTCTTACGCGCTCGTCCTGATGGACAGTAAGATGCCGGGACAGAGCGGCTTCGATACGATTCATGCGCTGAACGGGCAATCGTTGCTCGGGCAGGCGGCGGTCATGATGCTGAGCTCGGATGACCAGCCGGGCGGACAGCAGCGCTGCAGGGAGCTGGGGATCGATTCCTACGTGATGAAGCCGATTAAGCGGCAGAAGCTGAATGATATGATCATGGAGCTGTTCACGAAGCGCAGCGCGGCTCTCCAAGTGGCAAGCGTGACGATTGAGGAGCAGACGTCCTCTGAGCGTGAGCTGCACATTTTACTCGCGGAGGACAATGAAGATAATGAGCTCTTGTTCCGTTCCTTCGTGAAGAGCACACCGGTTCGCATCAGTCATGCTTCGAACGGGAAGACGGCGCTGGAGCTGAGAATGAACGGCCAGTACGATCTCGTGTTCATGGATATTCAGATGCCGGTGATGGACGGCTATGAGGCGACACGGCACATTCGGGCTTGGGAGGCTGCGTCTGGCAGCCGTACAGTTCCGATCGTCGCGCTAACGGCTCATGCGGTTCAGCAGGAGCTGGACAAATGTATACAGGCTGGCTGTGAGGAAGTATTGACGAAGCCGATGAAGAAGCGACAGCTTTTGGATATGATAGAGAAGTATAGGAAGCTGGCGTAA
- a CDS encoding Hpt domain-containing protein, whose protein sequence is MNESLENVNRYMVTIDADLEELVPGYLTNRAADYRNMTSALKQADYDHIRAISHSMKGSGGGYGFDELTEIGSLLEQHAIAADYNGIAATLHRLQDYLAKVVVRYEA, encoded by the coding sequence ATGAACGAGAGCTTGGAGAACGTCAATCGATATATGGTTACGATAGATGCGGATCTGGAGGAGCTGGTGCCTGGTTACTTGACCAATCGGGCGGCAGATTATAGGAATATGACGAGCGCACTGAAGCAGGCCGACTATGACCACATTCGCGCCATTAGTCATAGCATGAAGGGGAGCGGCGGCGGCTACGGGTTCGACGAGCTGACGGAGATCGGCAGCTTGCTCGAGCAGCATGCTATAGCCGCGGACTACAATGGGATTGCAGCGACGCTCCATAGACTGCAAGACTATTTGGCAAAGGTCGTGGTCCGCTATGAAGCATGA
- a CDS encoding cadherin-like beta sandwich domain-containing protein has product MFASSTTDYTANVPNSTNSISIIPTASDCKSTVKVNGTTVTSGQASGAIELSVGSNTISTVVTAENGATKTYTVQVTREAASNADLSGMTLSAGALSPTFASGTTSYTASVANNVTSLTVTPTASDSTATVAVNGATVTSGQASGAIALSVGSNTISTVVTAQSGATKTYTVQVTREAASNADLSGMTLSAGALSPTFASGTTSYTASVANNVTSLTVTPTASDSIATVKVNGATVTSGQASGAIALSVGSNTISTVVTAQSGATKTYTVTVTREAASNADLSGMTLSAGALSPTFASGTTSYTANVSNNVYSLTVTPTVSDSTATVTVNGTTVTSGQASGAVALSVGSNTISTVVTAQSGATKTYTVTVTREAASNADLSGMTLSAGTLSPTFVSGTTSYTANVSNNVYSLTVTPTVSDSTATVTVNGTTVTSGQASGAVALSVGSNTISTVVTAENGATKTYTVTVTRDQIPNPGAPLAKLESVGDGKVTLSWEPVASSTGYKIFRSETSGTYGSELSTVNESVYSYESSGLQNGVTYYFVIRAVNAGGDSAVSNEVSAMPITVPGQPTNISAALSDRVATITFTAPVNDGGSSITSYEVTSSEGGVAVTDTSSPIKIKDLAYGTRYTFTVRAVNQAGKSAPSAESNAVIPMAPESDSSPAAPENRETAVQVIVNGKLEEAGTLTTSVVNDQVVTTIRVDQGKLESKLAAEGQRTVVTIPVSGKADVVVGELSGQMVKIMESKEAVLEIKTDRATYTLPAEQVNIDSISRQLGRLIALQNIRVQIEVAAPTPAVQRLVENAAAKESFTLVAPPISFKVKAVSEGTTVEVSTFNAYVERTIAIPEGVGADKITTGVVVEPDGTVRHVPTKIVQVDGKWYAQINSLTNSTYSVIWKPLQFKDASNHWAEKAINNMASRMVVEGTGDSLFTPDREITRAEFISIVVRGLGLRVTKGNISYKDVNITDWYYNTVSTAAEYSLISGYEDGTFRPNDKITREQAMVIVAEAMKLTRLSAKPPTNDLLQSYVDSAEVSDWAKRSVEQNLLAALINGRSDQMLAPGAYMTRAEMATIIQKLLVRSGLI; this is encoded by the coding sequence GTGTTTGCGAGCAGTACGACTGATTACACGGCCAATGTGCCTAACAGTACTAATAGCATCTCGATTATTCCTACGGCGAGTGATTGCAAGTCCACGGTGAAGGTGAACGGTACGACTGTGACGAGCGGCCAAGCGAGCGGAGCTATCGAGCTGAGCGTAGGCAGCAACACGATCAGTACAGTAGTGACTGCGGAGAACGGAGCGACGAAGACTTATACCGTGCAGGTGACGAGAGAAGCAGCAAGCAACGCAGACTTGAGCGGCATGACGCTGTCCGCCGGAGCACTGAGCCCGACGTTCGCGAGCGGCACCACGAGTTACACAGCTAGCGTGGCGAATAACGTAACGAGCCTCACGGTAACGCCGACGGCGAGCGACAGCACAGCAACGGTGGCGGTGAACGGTGCGACTGTGACGAGCGGCCAAGCGAGCGGAGCTATCGCGCTGAGCGTAGGCAGCAACACGATCAGCACGGTAGTGACCGCGCAGAGCGGAGCGACGAAGACGTATACCGTGCAGGTGACGAGAGAAGCAGCAAGCAACGCAGACTTGAGCGGCATGACGCTGTCCGCCGGAGCACTGAGCCCGACGTTCGCGAGCGGCACCACGAGTTACACAGCTAGCGTGGCGAATAACGTAACGAGCCTCACGGTAACGCCGACGGCGAGCGACAGCATAGCAACGGTGAAGGTGAACGGTGCGACTGTGACGAGCGGCCAAGCGAGCGGAGCTATCGCGCTGAGCGTAGGCAGCAACACGATCAGCACGGTAGTGACCGCGCAGAGCGGAGCGACGAAGACGTATACCGTGACGGTGACGAGAGAAGCAGCAAGCAACGCAGACTTGAGCGGCATGACGCTGTCCGCCGGAGCACTGAGCCCGACGTTCGCGAGCGGCACCACGAGTTACACAGCCAATGTGTCAAACAATGTATACAGCCTCACGGTAACGCCGACAGTGAGCGATAGCACAGCGACGGTGACGGTGAACGGTACGACTGTGACGAGCGGCCAAGCGAGCGGAGCTGTCGCGCTGAGCGTGGGCAGCAATACCATCAGCACGGTAGTGACCGCGCAGAGCGGAGCGACGAAGACGTATACCGTGACGGTGACGAGAGAAGCAGCAAGCAACGCAGACTTGAGCGGCATGACGCTGTCCGCCGGAACATTGAGCCCGACGTTCGTGAGCGGCACCACGAGTTATACAGCCAATGTGTCAAACAATGTATACAGCCTCACGGTAACGCCGACAGTGAGCGATAGCACAGCGACGGTGACGGTGAACGGTACGACTGTGACGAGCGGCCAAGCGAGCGGAGCTGTCGCGCTGAGCGTGGGCAGCAATACCATCAGCACGGTAGTGACCGCGGAGAACGGAGCGACGAAGACGTATACCGTGACGGTGACCCGGGATCAAATTCCGAACCCTGGAGCCCCACTTGCTAAGCTGGAGTCAGTTGGGGACGGTAAAGTGACGTTGAGCTGGGAGCCAGTAGCAAGCTCGACGGGCTACAAAATATTCAGGAGTGAAACGTCCGGTACGTACGGATCAGAGCTGTCCACCGTTAACGAATCCGTCTACAGCTATGAGTCATCTGGACTGCAAAATGGAGTAACGTATTACTTCGTAATTAGAGCGGTCAATGCTGGAGGAGACAGTGCCGTATCTAATGAAGTGAGTGCAATGCCCATAACCGTACCAGGGCAGCCGACGAATATATCCGCAGCTCTCTCGGACAGAGTGGCGACGATAACATTCACAGCACCTGTGAATGATGGAGGAAGCTCGATTACGTCGTACGAAGTGACCTCTTCGGAAGGCGGTGTTGCAGTAACGGACACGTCAAGCCCGATCAAGATTAAAGACTTAGCTTACGGAACTAGATATACGTTTACTGTTAGAGCGGTTAACCAAGCAGGGAAGAGTGCCCCTTCCGCTGAATCCAATGCTGTGATTCCAATGGCTCCGGAGAGCGACAGTTCGCCTGCGGCTCCTGAGAATAGGGAGACAGCAGTCCAAGTGATAGTTAATGGCAAGCTCGAAGAGGCGGGAACATTAACGACGAGTGTTGTGAACGACCAGGTCGTTACTACCATACGGGTTGATCAGGGCAAGCTGGAAAGTAAGCTCGCAGCTGAAGGCCAGCGGACAGTCGTAACGATTCCAGTGAGTGGAAAGGCAGACGTTGTTGTAGGTGAACTTTCCGGTCAAATGGTTAAAATCATGGAATCTAAAGAAGCGGTTCTTGAAATCAAGACGGACAGAGCTACCTACACCTTACCAGCTGAGCAAGTTAATATCGACTCGATCTCCAGACAGCTTGGCAGATTGATAGCTCTTCAGAACATTAGAGTGCAGATTGAAGTAGCAGCACCAACCCCGGCTGTGCAGAGATTGGTCGAGAACGCGGCCGCCAAGGAATCCTTTACTTTGGTTGCGCCTCCGATCAGTTTCAAGGTGAAAGCTGTCAGCGAGGGGACGACAGTGGAGGTATCTACATTCAATGCCTACGTTGAAAGGACGATTGCTATTCCAGAAGGAGTAGGAGCGGATAAGATCACAACAGGCGTTGTCGTTGAACCGGATGGAACTGTTCGCCATGTGCCAACCAAAATTGTTCAGGTGGACGGTAAATGGTACGCTCAAATCAACAGCTTGACTAACAGTACTTACTCCGTCATATGGAAGCCACTGCAATTCAAAGATGCCTCGAATCATTGGGCTGAGAAGGCGATTAACAATATGGCCTCGCGTATGGTGGTTGAAGGGACAGGGGATAGCTTGTTCACTCCTGATCGGGAAATTACCAGAGCTGAATTTATTTCCATCGTTGTTCGTGGCTTGGGTCTAAGAGTGACTAAGGGAAATATCTCATATAAAGATGTCAACATAACAGATTGGTACTACAACACTGTTAGCACGGCAGCTGAGTACTCGTTAATTAGCGGATATGAAGATGGAACGTTCCGCCCTAATGACAAAATAACGAGGGAACAAGCGATGGTTATCGTAGCAGAAGCGATGAAGCTTACCCGGTTGTCGGCGAAACCGCCGACGAACGACTTATTGCAATCTTATGTGGATTCGGCAGAGGTTTCAGACTGGGCCAAGCGCAGTGTAGAACAGAATCTTCTTGCAGCACTTATTAATGGGCGCAGTGACCAAATGCTTGCTCCAGGAGCTTATATGACTCGAGCAGAGATGGCGACAATTATCCAGAAGCTGTTGGTACGGTCCGGGCTCATTTAG
- a CDS encoding LacI family DNA-binding transcriptional regulator gives MMRKKRQVTIVDLAAAAGVSIATVSNVLNRRNVPMSQETIRKVEQAAEELGYRRNVMAANLSRQKSYELGMLVPSFGGYHGRFAEEMQRTAHTYGYHLSVFSAAGFDPEIEKRHLDVLLQRRVDGLISHGLAMSQEATRHLVGEGTPLVLFNAWGWPTDFAEGAVNLDFVVGCEEAVRCLYERGCRRIMYLGNSALYATDQQRRIGFNNGLSKLEEPLLTGIFDTHLYPSMEQTVDDVEALVSESHVGGPVGVLGFDDFITMSFMSALLRRGRKVPGDYCVIGINNDPVSLLGHPTLSTLDIPYTLQAELTMLLMLKALGDTTHLNRFPAEYEAKLARDGYEVQIPLKLIARASTGT, from the coding sequence ATGATGCGAAAAAAACGGCAAGTTACGATCGTTGATCTCGCCGCGGCGGCCGGCGTTTCTATAGCAACAGTATCTAATGTGTTAAATCGTCGTAACGTGCCGATGTCACAGGAGACGATCCGCAAGGTCGAGCAGGCGGCGGAGGAGCTAGGCTATCGCCGCAATGTGATGGCGGCCAACTTGAGCAGGCAGAAGTCGTACGAGCTCGGCATGCTCGTGCCAAGCTTCGGCGGCTATCACGGGCGATTCGCTGAGGAGATGCAGCGCACGGCTCACACTTACGGCTACCATCTGTCTGTGTTCTCAGCGGCTGGCTTTGATCCTGAGATCGAGAAGCGGCATCTGGATGTGCTGCTGCAGCGACGGGTGGACGGCTTGATCAGTCACGGTCTTGCGATGTCGCAGGAGGCGACTCGTCATCTCGTTGGCGAGGGGACGCCGCTTGTGCTGTTTAACGCATGGGGATGGCCGACAGATTTTGCCGAAGGTGCGGTCAATCTGGACTTCGTCGTCGGTTGCGAGGAGGCGGTGCGGTGCTTGTATGAGCGCGGCTGTCGGAGGATCATGTATTTAGGGAATTCTGCCTTGTATGCTACCGATCAGCAGCGAAGAATCGGCTTCAACAATGGCTTAAGCAAGCTAGAGGAGCCGCTCTTGACCGGAATCTTCGATACGCACTTGTACCCTTCGATGGAGCAGACGGTCGATGATGTGGAGGCGCTTGTCAGTGAGAGCCACGTAGGCGGCCCTGTAGGGGTGCTCGGCTTCGATGACTTCATCACGATGTCCTTCATGTCGGCGCTGCTGCGGCGAGGACGGAAGGTGCCTGGCGATTACTGCGTGATCGGCATTAACAATGATCCAGTCTCACTCCTCGGTCATCCGACGCTGTCAACGCTTGACATTCCGTACACGCTGCAGGCAGAGCTGACGATGCTGCTTATGTTGAAGGCGCTGGGTGATACGACACACCTGAACCGGTTCCCAGCCGAGTATGAGGCGAAGCTGGCACGGGATGGCTATGAGGTGCAAATACCGCTGAAGCTGATTGCCCGTGCTTCAACTGGCACATAA
- a CDS encoding cation diffusion facilitator family transporter, with protein MYDYHHLRHQKQQTRSKKTLWVTLALTLFFTIVEVIGGLLSNSLALLSDSAHMISDVFALGLSMLAIYLASRPPNARFTFGYLRFEIIASLLNGLALAIIAIGICIEGIRRFLQPEPIDLQLMLVIASIGLVVNIVLTLVLSRSMKEEDNLNVKSALWHFIGDLLSSIGVIVSAIIIYYSGLQWFDPFISIVIGAIIFTGGAKIIKEAYLILMESVPECFDLDEIRRTIGMVEGVEDVHDMHLWAVSTDHYSLTAHVFMNENADALRIIYDINETLKARFGIVHAAVQLEHARIHPHGEYGEQFLDRVETDGSSQHAHTQAHTFHS; from the coding sequence ATGTACGATTATCATCATCTGCGACATCAGAAGCAGCAGACTCGCTCGAAGAAGACGTTATGGGTAACGCTGGCCCTTACTTTGTTTTTCACCATTGTCGAGGTGATCGGGGGATTGCTCTCGAATTCACTTGCCCTGCTCTCCGACTCCGCGCACATGATCTCCGACGTCTTCGCCCTCGGACTGAGCATGCTTGCGATCTACCTCGCGTCGCGGCCGCCGAATGCCCGCTTCACGTTCGGCTACTTGCGCTTCGAGATCATCGCCTCGCTGCTGAACGGACTCGCGCTCGCCATCATCGCCATCGGCATCTGCATCGAGGGCATTCGCCGCTTCCTGCAGCCGGAGCCGATCGACCTGCAGCTCATGCTCGTCATCGCCTCCATCGGCCTCGTCGTTAACATCGTGCTGACACTTGTGCTCAGCCGCAGCATGAAGGAAGAGGATAACTTGAATGTGAAGAGTGCGCTGTGGCATTTTATCGGAGATCTGCTCAGCTCGATCGGTGTTATTGTGTCTGCCATCATCATCTATTATTCTGGTCTGCAGTGGTTCGATCCGTTCATCAGCATCGTCATCGGGGCGATCATCTTCACCGGCGGAGCCAAAATCATCAAGGAAGCGTACCTCATCCTGATGGAATCGGTGCCGGAATGCTTCGACCTGGATGAGATTCGCCGAACCATCGGCATGGTCGAGGGCGTCGAGGACGTGCATGACATGCACCTGTGGGCAGTATCGACCGATCACTATTCGTTAACGGCGCACGTCTTCATGAATGAGAACGCCGATGCGCTGCGCATCATCTACGACATTAACGAGACGCTGAAGGCACGCTTCGGCATCGTCCATGCGGCCGTTCAGCTCGAGCATGCACGCATTCATCCGCATGGAGAGTACGGCGAGCAGTTTCTGGACCGGGTAGAGACTGACGGCAGCTCTCAGCACGCGCACACGCAAGCACACACCTTCCACAGCTGA